In Rahnella aquatilis CIP 78.65 = ATCC 33071, one DNA window encodes the following:
- a CDS encoding alpha/beta fold hydrolase translates to MSTFNTQDGTQIYYKDWGKGKPVLFSHGWPLDADMWDSQMNFLADRGYRVIAFDRRGFGRSEQPWEGYNYDTFASDINDLIEHLDLHDVTLVGFSMGGGDVTRYISRYGSERVTSLVLLGAVTPLFIKTDDHPQGVDKSVFDGIRAGLLKDRAQFISDFATPFYGTHQGMTVSDGVMTQTLNIALMASLKGTVDCVTAFSETDFRPDMAKITVPTLVIHGSADQIVPFEATGKLAAEMIKNAELKIYEGAPHGFAVTHQDQLNDDLLAFLTGIAHA, encoded by the coding sequence ATGAGCACATTCAATACCCAAGACGGCACTCAAATTTATTATAAAGACTGGGGCAAAGGTAAGCCGGTGTTATTCAGCCACGGCTGGCCGCTGGATGCCGATATGTGGGACAGCCAGATGAATTTCCTGGCCGATCGCGGCTACCGCGTTATCGCTTTTGACCGTCGTGGTTTTGGCCGTTCAGAACAGCCTTGGGAAGGTTACAACTACGACACTTTCGCCTCTGACATCAACGATCTGATTGAGCATCTCGACCTGCATGACGTTACGCTGGTCGGCTTCTCGATGGGCGGCGGCGACGTCACCCGCTACATCAGCCGTTACGGTTCAGAACGCGTCACCAGCCTGGTCCTGCTGGGTGCGGTCACACCGCTGTTTATTAAAACGGATGATCATCCGCAGGGCGTGGATAAATCAGTATTTGACGGCATCCGGGCCGGTTTACTGAAAGACCGTGCGCAGTTCATCAGCGATTTTGCGACACCGTTCTACGGCACCCATCAGGGGATGACCGTTTCCGACGGCGTGATGACACAGACGCTGAACATTGCGCTGATGGCGTCGCTGAAAGGCACCGTCGATTGTGTCACGGCCTTCTCTGAAACAGATTTCCGCCCGGATATGGCAAAAATTACCGTGCCGACGCTGGTTATTCACGGCAGCGCGGATCAGATCGTGCCGTTCGAAGCCACCGGTAAACTGGCGGCAGAAATGATTAAAAACGCAGAACTGAAAATCTATGAAGGCGCACCGCACGGTTTTGCCGTGACCCATCAGGATCAGCTGAACGACGATTTGCTGGCATTCCTCACCGGTATTGCTCACGCGTAA
- a CDS encoding hydrolase has translation MSKFDLLDPQNSTLIFIDHQPQMSFGVANIDRQQLKNNTVALAKAGKVFNVPVIYTSVETESFSGYIWPELLAVHPDVKPIERTSMNSWEDAAFVKAVEATGRKKLIISALWTEVCLTFPALMALKEGYEVYVVTDTSGGTSVDAHERSIDRMVQAGAVPVTWQQVLLEYQRDWSRKETYDDVMSLVREHSGAYGMGVDYAYTMVHKAPQRKA, from the coding sequence ATGTCTAAATTCGATCTGCTGGACCCACAGAACTCCACCCTGATTTTCATCGACCATCAGCCACAAATGTCATTCGGCGTTGCGAATATCGATCGCCAGCAGCTTAAAAATAATACGGTCGCTCTCGCTAAAGCGGGCAAAGTTTTTAACGTGCCGGTGATTTACACCTCGGTCGAAACGGAAAGCTTCAGCGGCTATATCTGGCCGGAGTTACTGGCGGTGCATCCGGATGTGAAACCGATTGAGCGTACCTCAATGAACTCCTGGGAAGACGCAGCATTCGTGAAAGCGGTTGAAGCCACAGGCCGTAAAAAACTGATTATCTCTGCCCTGTGGACAGAAGTGTGTCTGACTTTCCCGGCACTGATGGCGCTGAAAGAAGGGTATGAAGTGTATGTGGTGACTGACACTTCCGGCGGCACCAGCGTGGACGCACATGAACGTTCCATTGACCGTATGGTGCAGGCCGGTGCGGTGCCGGTGACCTGGCAGCAAGTTCTGCTCGAATACCAGCGCGACTGGTCACGCAAAGAGACTTACGACGATGTGATGAGTCTGGTTCGCGAGCACAGCGGTGCGTACGGTATGGGCGTCGATTATGCCTACACCATGGTGCACAAAGCCCCGCAGCGTAAAGCGTAA
- a CDS encoding DoxX family protein produces the protein MHHAPVSRLSAPVVPFAVIRWFALLALCAAYLQGGIVKLFDFPGAIAEMQHFGLSPAAPMAAAVIVLELGASALILSGRFRWAGALALALFTFSANFMANAFWQVSGQERAMMMNGFFEHIGLVGAFIYVAWDDIKGRV, from the coding sequence ATGCATCATGCCCCTGTTTCCCGTCTGTCGGCTCCTGTTGTCCCTTTCGCGGTGATCCGCTGGTTCGCCCTGCTGGCCCTGTGCGCCGCGTATTTGCAGGGCGGTATCGTCAAGCTGTTCGATTTTCCCGGCGCGATTGCCGAGATGCAGCATTTTGGTTTGTCACCCGCCGCGCCGATGGCCGCAGCCGTGATTGTGCTGGAACTGGGCGCGTCCGCACTGATTCTTTCCGGACGCTTTCGCTGGGCAGGTGCGCTGGCACTGGCGCTGTTCACTTTCAGCGCCAATTTTATGGCGAATGCCTTCTGGCAGGTGTCGGGACAGGAACGCGCCATGATGATGAACGGTTTCTTCGAGCACATCGGGCTGGTCGGCGCTTTTATCTATGTCGCCTGGGATGACATTAAGGGGCGGGTATGA
- a CDS encoding MFS transporter, with amino-acid sequence MSQNNVTNGGAFSPLKQGLFATIWVATILGNTGSFMRDVASSWLVTGLSSNPAAVALMQTAATLPIFLLAIPAGVLSDILDRRRLLIFVQLLLASVSATLLLLSHNNLLTVEYLVALTFIGGIGAALMGPAWQAIVPELVPRSDLRNAVALNSLGINIARAVGPAGGGLLLASLGAGAAYGADVMSYVFVIGALLWWKRPVKAKNELSEHFLGAFRAGLRYVKASQELHRVLLRAAIYFAFASAIWAMLPLIARNMLHGTAGFYGILLGAVGVGAIFGALLLPRLRQKLSADGLVLLSALLSAAVMLLLATSPAKWLAVVLMVILGIGWIIALTSMNGVAQAVLPDWVRGRGLAVYLMVFNGAMAAGSLFWGLIAREIGLVGALLLAGSGLVIAALVCWRLKLPAGEADLQPAGHWDNPVVEGDVQGDRGPVMIQIEYRIAQEDRPAFLTEIRKLSLARRRDGAYAWGITEHSDDPSRLVEWFLVESWHEHLRQHQRVSHADADLQSDVTRYHRGENKPQVHHYLSVR; translated from the coding sequence ATGAGCCAGAATAATGTTACGAACGGCGGCGCTTTTTCGCCGCTGAAACAGGGATTATTTGCCACGATTTGGGTAGCCACCATTCTCGGTAACACCGGCAGTTTTATGCGTGATGTGGCCAGCTCGTGGTTAGTCACCGGGCTGTCATCAAACCCTGCGGCGGTCGCGCTGATGCAAACCGCAGCAACGTTGCCGATTTTTTTGCTGGCGATACCCGCCGGCGTGTTGTCCGATATTCTTGACCGTCGCCGCCTGCTGATTTTTGTTCAGTTGTTGCTGGCGAGCGTCAGCGCAACCTTGCTTCTGTTGTCGCACAATAATTTGCTGACCGTGGAATATCTGGTCGCGCTGACCTTTATCGGCGGTATCGGTGCCGCGCTGATGGGCCCCGCCTGGCAGGCGATTGTGCCGGAACTGGTGCCCCGTTCTGATTTACGAAATGCCGTCGCGCTGAACTCGCTGGGAATTAACATTGCCCGCGCAGTCGGGCCTGCGGGAGGCGGCTTATTGCTGGCCAGTCTCGGTGCCGGTGCGGCTTATGGCGCGGATGTCATGAGCTATGTTTTTGTGATTGGTGCTTTGCTGTGGTGGAAGCGTCCGGTCAAAGCCAAAAATGAGTTATCAGAGCACTTTCTTGGTGCGTTCCGTGCCGGGCTGCGATATGTCAAAGCCAGCCAGGAACTTCACCGTGTGCTGTTGCGTGCGGCGATTTACTTCGCTTTCGCCAGCGCCATCTGGGCGATGTTGCCGCTGATTGCCCGCAATATGCTGCATGGCACCGCCGGATTTTACGGCATCCTGCTCGGCGCGGTGGGCGTTGGCGCGATTTTCGGTGCGCTGCTGCTGCCCCGTTTACGCCAGAAACTGAGTGCTGACGGGCTGGTGCTGCTTTCTGCCTTACTGTCCGCCGCCGTGATGTTGCTGCTGGCAACGTCTCCGGCAAAATGGCTGGCCGTGGTACTGATGGTGATATTAGGGATTGGCTGGATTATCGCGCTGACGTCCATGAACGGCGTGGCGCAGGCGGTGCTGCCCGACTGGGTGCGCGGTCGCGGTCTGGCGGTATATCTGATGGTGTTTAACGGCGCGATGGCGGCGGGCAGCCTGTTCTGGGGGTTAATCGCCCGGGAAATCGGTCTGGTCGGGGCGCTATTACTCGCCGGCAGCGGCCTGGTTATCGCCGCGCTGGTATGCTGGCGGCTGAAACTGCCCGCAGGCGAGGCGGATTTGCAGCCTGCCGGTCACTGGGATAATCCGGTCGTCGAAGGGGATGTGCAGGGCGATCGCGGTCCGGTGATGATCCAGATTGAATATAGGATTGCACAGGAAGATCGTCCGGCATTTCTGACTGAAATCCGCAAACTTTCGCTGGCACGCCGTCGTGACGGGGCTTATGCGTGGGGGATCACTGAACACAGCGATGACCCGTCGCGTCTGGTGGAATGGTTCCTGGTGGAATCCTGGCATGAGCATTTGCGTCAGCATCAGCGTGTGTCGCACGCCGATGCCGATTTACAAAGCGACGTGACGCGTTATCACCGTGGCGAAAATAAACCTCAGGTGCATCATTATCTTTCGGTGCGTTAA
- a CDS encoding LysR family transcriptional regulator — protein sequence MRLSLEALLILDALDRHGTFAAAAARLFKTASALSYTVQKMESDLNIKLLDRSGHRATFTPTGRLMLEKGRVLLRAVSELEQQAQYVESGWESKLTISVDASVPFALLAPLIDRFYAEHQHTQLLFRHDVLAGCWEALSYGEADIVFGAVQEPVTRSGIEYRPIGWLEYVFAVAPHHPLASLPEPLVREQIRQYRAVVVHDTSRHGTGADLRVLDEQKMLSVHDFNAKVHAQIAGLGCGYLPRYLAAPHLASGALVERRLDTETRRDQAFMAWNENDTGNAAMWWRENLQDFDGIAAVYSHK from the coding sequence ATGCGATTAAGCCTTGAAGCGCTGCTGATCCTGGATGCGCTGGACAGACACGGCACGTTTGCCGCAGCGGCCGCCAGACTGTTTAAAACCGCTTCTGCACTGAGTTATACCGTGCAGAAAATGGAAAGTGACCTGAACATCAAACTCCTGGACCGCTCAGGCCACCGCGCGACATTCACACCAACAGGGCGTCTGATGCTGGAAAAAGGCCGTGTGCTGCTGCGTGCCGTCAGCGAACTGGAACAACAGGCGCAGTACGTCGAAAGCGGCTGGGAAAGCAAACTGACCATCAGTGTCGATGCTTCCGTCCCGTTCGCGCTACTTGCGCCGCTGATTGACCGTTTTTACGCAGAACATCAGCACACACAGTTATTGTTCCGCCACGACGTACTGGCCGGTTGCTGGGAAGCGCTGAGTTATGGCGAAGCTGACATCGTATTTGGGGCCGTCCAGGAACCGGTGACGCGCAGCGGTATTGAATACCGCCCGATCGGCTGGCTGGAATATGTGTTTGCCGTCGCGCCGCATCACCCGCTCGCTTCACTGCCGGAACCGCTGGTGCGTGAGCAAATCCGTCAGTATCGCGCGGTGGTGGTTCACGACACGTCCCGCCATGGCACAGGGGCTGATTTACGCGTGCTTGATGAACAGAAAATGCTCAGCGTTCATGATTTTAACGCCAAAGTTCACGCACAAATTGCCGGGCTGGGTTGCGGCTATCTGCCACGTTATCTGGCCGCGCCACATCTCGCCAGCGGTGCGCTGGTTGAGCGTCGTCTCGATACCGAAACCCGCCGCGATCAGGCTTTTATGGCCTGGAACGAAAATGACACCGGCAATGCCGCCATGTGGTGGCGCGAAAACTTACAGGATTTCGACGGGATTGCGGCGGTGTACAGTCACAAATGA
- a CDS encoding transporter — MTYPHQPDHITLVITHGVQRDKLTEYEHWLEKLMADAAGFAGYQSVKILRPVHGETIYTVLVRFDNIDNLYQWIQSGQRESREKALASLLSGQEYIELRTQA; from the coding sequence GTGACTTATCCGCATCAACCTGACCACATTACTCTGGTGATCACCCACGGCGTACAGCGGGATAAGCTGACGGAATATGAACACTGGCTGGAGAAACTGATGGCCGATGCGGCAGGGTTTGCCGGTTACCAAAGTGTTAAAATACTGCGGCCGGTTCATGGTGAAACCATTTACACCGTCCTCGTTCGCTTCGATAACATTGATAATCTGTATCAATGGATACAATCCGGGCAGCGCGAAAGCCGGGAAAAGGCGTTAGCCAGCTTACTGAGCGGACAGGAATATATTGAGCTGCGTACGCAGGCGTAA
- the cho gene encoding excinuclease Cho — MWNPEKELFTGLYQYPEHLRHTLENLPNGSGVYIFYGDDNAFPLYIGKSVNIRSRVMSHFRNPAEAKLLHMTRDIEFIETIGEVGALLLESDLIKTRRPLFNKRLRTARKLCSVRLQGLTASIVFSDDVDFSHSEDLFGLFKTRMSAVEKIREIADQEKLCYGALGLEKLAKNRACFRFSLGKCAGVCCGKESPEAHQARLRDALSTLKIRSWPYPGRIAIAEEANGLTDYHVINHWFYLGTVNTLEAAKAFDTAVPHFDRDSYKILCKPLFEADSPKVILLD; from the coding sequence TTGTGGAATCCCGAAAAAGAGCTTTTTACCGGGCTCTATCAGTACCCTGAACATCTTCGTCATACTTTAGAAAATTTACCTAACGGCAGCGGCGTCTATATTTTTTACGGCGACGATAATGCCTTTCCGCTGTATATCGGTAAAAGCGTGAATATCCGCAGCCGCGTGATGTCGCATTTCCGTAATCCTGCCGAAGCCAAACTTCTGCATATGACCCGCGATATTGAATTTATTGAAACGATTGGGGAAGTCGGCGCTTTATTGCTGGAATCGGATCTGATCAAAACCCGGCGGCCGCTGTTTAATAAGCGCCTGCGCACCGCCCGCAAGCTGTGTTCTGTCCGGCTACAGGGGCTGACAGCCAGCATTGTATTCAGTGATGACGTGGATTTTTCCCACAGTGAAGACCTGTTTGGGCTGTTTAAAACCCGGATGTCGGCGGTCGAAAAAATCCGTGAGATAGCCGATCAGGAAAAACTGTGTTACGGCGCGCTGGGGCTGGAGAAACTGGCAAAAAACCGCGCGTGTTTCCGCTTTTCACTGGGCAAATGCGCCGGTGTCTGTTGTGGTAAAGAATCGCCGGAGGCCCATCAGGCGCGTCTGCGGGATGCGCTCAGTACCCTGAAAATTCGCAGCTGGCCGTATCCGGGGCGCATTGCCATCGCCGAAGAAGCCAACGGGCTGACCGATTATCACGTCATTAATCACTGGTTCTATCTGGGCACGGTGAATACGCTGGAAGCCGCCAAAGCCTTTGATACCGCCGTGCCGCATTTTGACCGCGACAGTTATAAAATCCTCTGTAAGCCGTTATTCGAGGCCGACAGCCCCAAAGTGATTTTGCTGGACTGA
- the gorA gene encoding glutathione-disulfide reductase, with translation MTKHYDYLAIGGGSGGIASINRAAMYGKKCALIEAKELGGTCVNVGCVPKKVMWHAAQIAEAIRNYGPDYGFDTTVNSFNWKTLVANRTAYIDRIHTSYDNVLGKNNVDVIKGFARFVDDHTVEVNGEKITADHILIATGGRPSHPDIPGAEYGIDSDGFFDLTEMPKRVAVVGAGYIAVEIAGVMNALGAETHLFVRKHAPLRTFDPLIVETLVEVMETEGPVLHKESIPKEVVKNADGSLTLKLENGQEFEVDSLVWAIGREPETDNFNLKATGVKTNEKGYIVVDKFQNTSVEGIYAVGDNTGAVELTPVAVAAGRRLSERLFNNKPDEHLDYSNIATVVFSHPPIGTVGLTEPQAKEQFGEDNVKVYKSAFTAMYTAVTQHRQPCRMKLVCVGKEEKIVGIHGIGYGMDEMLQGFAVALKMGATKKDFDNTVAIHPTGAEEFVTMR, from the coding sequence ATGACCAAACATTATGACTATCTGGCAATTGGCGGCGGCAGCGGCGGTATCGCATCAATCAACCGTGCAGCCATGTATGGGAAAAAATGTGCGCTGATCGAAGCTAAAGAGCTGGGCGGCACATGCGTCAACGTGGGTTGTGTTCCGAAAAAAGTGATGTGGCATGCCGCGCAAATCGCTGAAGCGATCCGCAACTACGGCCCGGATTACGGCTTTGATACCACCGTGAACAGCTTCAACTGGAAAACGCTGGTCGCCAACCGTACCGCTTACATCGACCGTATCCATACCTCGTACGATAACGTGCTGGGAAAAAATAACGTTGATGTGATCAAAGGCTTCGCCCGTTTCGTTGACGATCACACCGTGGAAGTGAACGGTGAGAAGATCACTGCGGATCACATCCTGATCGCCACCGGCGGACGCCCGAGCCATCCGGATATTCCGGGTGCAGAATACGGTATCGACTCAGACGGTTTCTTTGATCTGACAGAAATGCCGAAACGCGTTGCGGTTGTCGGCGCAGGGTACATTGCGGTGGAAATCGCCGGTGTGATGAACGCGCTGGGTGCTGAAACGCATCTGTTTGTGCGCAAACACGCGCCGCTGCGGACTTTCGATCCGCTGATCGTCGAGACGCTGGTAGAAGTGATGGAAACCGAAGGCCCGGTACTGCATAAAGAATCCATTCCGAAAGAAGTGGTGAAAAATGCCGACGGCAGCCTGACGCTGAAACTGGAAAACGGTCAGGAATTTGAAGTCGACAGCCTGGTCTGGGCGATTGGCCGCGAACCGGAAACGGACAACTTCAACCTGAAAGCCACCGGCGTGAAAACCAACGAAAAAGGTTACATCGTCGTCGATAAGTTCCAGAACACCAGCGTAGAGGGCATTTACGCAGTAGGCGATAACACCGGTGCGGTTGAACTGACCCCGGTTGCCGTGGCGGCGGGCCGTCGTCTTTCTGAGCGCCTGTTCAACAACAAGCCTGACGAACATCTGGATTACAGCAACATCGCCACCGTGGTATTTAGCCATCCGCCAATCGGCACGGTCGGCCTGACCGAACCGCAGGCGAAAGAGCAGTTCGGCGAAGATAACGTGAAAGTCTACAAATCGGCCTTCACCGCCATGTACACCGCCGTCACGCAGCACCGCCAGCCGTGCCGCATGAAACTGGTGTGCGTCGGTAAGGAAGAGAAAATCGTCGGCATCCACGGTATCGGTTATGGCATGGACGAAATGTTGCAAGGCTTTGCGGTCGCCCTGAAAATGGGCGCAACCAAGAAAGACTTCGACAACACTGTCGCCATCCACCCGACCGGTGCGGAAGAGTTTGTGACCATGCGCTGA